The Pirellulales bacterium region CACGGTGATGCCGGTGATCGTGCCGTGGTCGATTCCCCTGGCGTTCTTCATCTCCATGAGCGTGGGGGTGATCTTTGGACTCTATCCCGCCATGCGCGCCGCGGCGATGGATCCCATCGAAGCGCTGCGGCATGAGTAGGCCCAATCGTCAGCGAATGAGCTACTCGCCCCTCCCCGATCGCGCTACTTCCAGCGCATAAACGGTGTACGTCCCGTTCGTGTACAGACGCGGCAAATCAAGCGGCGGGTCGCTCTCCGTCAGCAGGTACGTGGCGCCGTACTTTTGCCCCAATTCGCGCAGCCGTGACGGCGTCAACTCTGCCAGCGAACCGTATTCCCATGAATTGACGGCGTATTCTTCACGCCCATAGATGTCGACCATCCGCCGCCACCACTCGACAATTCCGCGGGCGTCTTGCGGCAAATCCTTCCAGTTGACGACTTCCCCCCGGCCAGCGCGCCACTTGAAGGTTTGCGCCGTCTTCGGAGTCAGGAAGACGGCGTCGCGCGGGGTGTTCGCTTTCACCCATTCGGTCGCCGAGCGCCAATCGGTTGCGTTCTCGACCTTGCTCGCCACCTCCGAGCGGGCCGGATCGGAAGTCAGCACTTGTCGACCGTGAGTCACAAGGTAAATTCCAGCCACCACGATCGGCGCCGCCAGCCGCCAATGGCGTTTACGGCCAGATGTTGGTCGTCCAGCAAACTGCTTGCTACCACCCGCTGCCCACGCAACCCATGCCAACGCCGCCCCAAGCGGCAACGCGAAATCGGCAAGGCGAAACCAATAATAACGCATCCAGGTGGCGGCCAGATCGGCGCGATGCCACGTCGCCCAGGAGAGCAGGATGCCGAACGCCGCGATCGTCATCGCCAAGAGCGTGAACCAACGCACCCGGCGCTGCGCATCGCTCGGGACGATGCTCCACGCAAACAGCAACCACAACAAATAGAGCCCTAGATAACGTGTTGCCCCTTCCAGCGAAAACAATGGCGGCAACAGATGGTGTGGTAACCGTTGAAAGACATACAGTTGACGGGCTTCGGCAATCACCGTCGGGTCAACACCCCAGTCCATCGCCAGCACCGGCACAACGCCCGGCGCTGCGATGCACCCAAAGACGAAGACCGCTCGCAACAATGAGACCGGGCGCGGCCTGGCAGGATCGATCATCCAAACGATCAGAATCGCCCCCGCGGTCCAGCCTCCCACCAACACATGAAACAGTGTCGCTATCCCTGCCCAGAACATGGATCGCTGCCAGCGGCCCGTTGCCATGCCAGCCAGCGCCAAGAATACGAACACATAGGCGATGCTCTTGGCCTCGACGCCGCCAACCACCCACTCGCCCGCCAATTGGCAGTTCTCGCTCATTGCTACAAATAGCGCCGCGGCCAACACGCTAAGCCAGCGGGCAGGCACAACCGCCACCGACAGTCGGCGAAAGGCATAGGCCAGCGACAGCCAGATCGCCGCTCTGCCAATCACTGCATACCAATACAGTGAAACCAGGCGACTGATCCATCCGGTCGCCAGATAGAACGCCAGATGGCTCTCTGTCCACAGGCTCTGCTCTGCCGGCGGCGCAAGAAAGAAGTCGTTTGGTATCCAGTCCGGATCCCAAAAATGGCGCGCCTTGACCAGGTAATGAGATTCGTTGACATCGGGGATCGGCCAACCGGCATGGATCGCGAAGACCGCACAAATCAGCAAGACTTCTAGTGCCGCCTGCGCGCGCGAACCGGCGCTGGTACGCGTCGTGTCCGAGTTGAGTTGCGCGATAGTTGGCGACATAGCGTGCTGATTGGCCTGCGAATAAGGGCGTCGGCGCCAGCGTACCGGCGCTTCCCTTGCCCTGCCAGAGCGGATCGCCACGCTTGTTGCGGCAGTAACCACATCCCTGGCGGGCTGGAGTCACATGGTTGTCGCCGATGCCAAGCGAGATTCTGGCGGCAAACGAGTGGAAGCGCGGGAAAACATCCAAGAAGTTCGCTGGTCGATTGACGCCGGCGTGCAAGGTCCGCGATAGAATACGCCGATGGCCGATTCATTTCCCCCTTGGATCCAGTTCCGCCTGCGCACCATCTTGGTGGCGATCACCGCCTTTTCGATCGCCGCCGCGATTTCGCCGCGCTTGGCAGTCGTCGGCGGCGTCATCGCGCTTTTGATGAGTGTCATCTCGCATTTGGCCAGCGCTCCCCAATCAATGACGACCATCGCCAGGTATCGCTTTGCGCACGAAGCGGGGTTGGCCAAGAATCTGCTCGCGGCGAATGAAATTGCCGCGTTCGTCCACAATGAATTGGCGGCAACCATTTTTGGCGACACGGCGATTGCCGTTCGTTTGCTGGTGGCTGTGGAAGACGAAACGCGCGCTCGAATGATTCTTGCCTCGGAAGGCGCGACTTCCAATCTCATCGTCGCGCCGGACGGACCTGGCACGCACGACCTCGACAACGTCGCATCCGACTGAGGTGGCCATTTTCGGCGCTTTCGCGACAACGCCCGATTTGGTAAATTCTGGGGCTGTTTTTCGTAAATGGCGCTGTTGCCGGTCGCGCCTCCGCCGAATTTGGCTCGCGGCGCAGTAGCGGAAAAACCAGACGGTTTTCACCCCGAAACGGCTGACGCCGTGCCTGCCCGCCGATTTTCCGCCTGATATTCAAGTCTGACAGTTAGATAAGGAACGCATCATGGCCGCTGCCCATGAGAAATACGTCTTTTCGTTTGGTCCGCAAGGCACGGATGGCGACGCCACCATGCGCGACATCCTCGGTGGCAAGGGCGCGAACCTCGCCGAAATGACGCGGATCGGCCTGCCCGTTCCAGCCGGTTTCACCATCGGCACCAACGTCTGCACTTACTTCTACGACCATGACCGCCAGTATCCACCGCAACTCAAGGCGCTGGTCGATGAGGCCATGCGCAAAATCGAACAGGCGATGGGCGCCCAGTTTGGCTCCACCAAGAACCCGCTGCTTGTCTCCTGTCGATCTGGCGCGCGCGACTCAATGCCCGGCATGATGGACACCGTGCTCAACATCGGACTCAACGACGACACCGTGCAGGCCCTGGCGGAGCAATCACAGAACGAGCGCTTCGCCTGGGACAGCTATCGCCGTT contains the following coding sequences:
- a CDS encoding DUF2007 domain-containing protein, which produces MADSFPPWIQFRLRTILVAITAFSIAAAISPRLAVVGGVIALLMSVISHLASAPQSMTTIARYRFAHEAGLAKNLLAANEIAAFVHNELAATIFGDTAIAVRLLVAVEDETRARMILASEGATSNLIVAPDGPGTHDLDNVASD